The Ralstonia pseudosolanacearum genome includes the window CGACATCCAGTGCAACAACCCGCCGCTCGTCTACCCGACCATGTCGCAAAAGATGGGCGAGGAAGGCCGCACCCTCGTCAAGATCACCATCGGCCCCGAGGGCGACGTGGTCAACGCCGTGGTGGCCACCCCAAGCGGCTCCACGCGCCTGGACCGCGCCGCGCTCGAATCGGCCCGCAGCCTCCATTGCTCGCCATACAAGCAGAACGGCCGCGCCATGACCGTGGTGGCCAACAAGCCGTTCGTCTTCAAGCTCGACAACTAAACTGAATTTCGTCTTTCGCTAAGTAGGAAACCCATCATGCAGGAACTCGGTCTCTCCCATCTCTGGACACAGGGCGACATCGTCGCGCGCGGCACGGCCCTTCTGCTGTTGCTGATGTCGCTGGCCTCCTGGATCGTCATCCTCACCAAGACGTGGGACCTGATCCGGCTGAAGTCGATGGCCCAGGGCGCCGAAAAGCGCTTCTGGCACTCCGATGACTTCGATCACGCCATGCAGACGCTGGGCTCGCCCAAGGACAACCCGTTCTACGCGCTCGCGCAGACCGGCCGCGAAGCCGCCCAGCACCATCGCGCCAGCCATCCGCAGCTGCACGACGTGATGGACATCTCCGACTGGATCACGCGCTCGCTCAAGAGTGCGATCGACGAGTCCGTCGGCCAGATGCAGTCCGGCCTGGCAGTGCTGGCCTCGGTGGGCTCGACGGCACCGTTCGTCGGGCTGTTCGGCACGGTGTGGGGCATCTATCACGCGCTAATCGGCATCGGCGCGGTGGGCGTGCCGACCATCGACAAGGTGGCCGGCCCGGTGGGCGAGTCGCTGATCATGACGGCCTTCGGCCTGGCCGTGGCGATTCCCGCCGTGCTCGGCTACAACGCGCTGACCCGCGGCAACAAATCGGTCATCGCCAAGCTCAACCGCTTCGCCCACGACCTGCACGCCTACTTCGTGACCGGCGCGCGCCTGCGCCCGGGCAGCGCGCGCCAGGACGACGCGAACGTGCGCCTGGCCTCGGTCAAGCCGCAATAAGGAACGGTCATGGCTTTCGGAACCTTCGACAACGATGACGAGGTGATGAGCGAGATCAACATGACGCCGCTGGTGGACGTCATGCTGGTGCTGCTGATCATCTTCATCATCACCATTCCGGTGATCAACCACGCAGTGAAGATCGACCTGCCGCGCGCGAGCAACAAGCCCGACGACGCCAAGCCGCAGAGCGTCAATGTCGAGATCGACGCCAAGGGCCTGGTGTACTGGAACAACCAGCCGGTCGACGATGCCACGCTGGAGGCCGACATCGTGCAGGCCGCACGGCAGCAGCCCCAGCCCGAGATGCACCTGCGCGCGGATCGCAGCGTCCGCTACGAGCGCGTCGCCCAGGTGATGGCCGCCATCCAGCGCGGCGGCCTGGCGCGCATCGGCTTCGTGACCGAACCGATGCACTAACCGACGCACCCGCCCCGCCATACGAGAACCCCCGCCACTGCGCGGGGGTTCGTCTTTTTGCGCACGTCGCAGACGGCGAGCCTCACGGCGTCAGCGTTTTGTCAGCACTGCACTTGTAATGATAACGATTCTCATTTAGAGTGACAGATATTCGCTGGAACCTTGCCAGCCCATGCTTTCCGCCAGCCAGGACATCGCCATGAACACCGTTGAATCGCAGGACGCCGGCCGCACCGTCACCCGCCGCCGCCACATCATCGTGGCCCGCAAGCGGCCGGCCACCCTCGAGCACAGCCCCCTGGATGCCGAACCGGCTGCCGCGCCCAGCGTCAACGCCTCGGCCACCGTCGTGGGCGACGCCCGCATCATGACGTCGGAACAATTGTTCGGCGGCCAGAACGCCGTCGCCATCCGCCACAACGGCGCGCTCTACACGCTGCGCGTGACGCGCTTCGGCAAGCTGATCCTGACCAAGTAACCGTATCGACTTTTGTGGGGACTGTCTCTCTCAGGAGACATTCGGCACTAGCCAGCCATTGTCCATTCGCGTTCGCAGACATCCCAGACCCCGTCTGCCCGACAAGCGCCAGCCAAGCCGTTTCTTTCCCGCATCCACCGAAAAAAAAAAGGGCGCCACGATGCGCCCTTTTCCTTGCCCGGGACGGATGCCCGTTCAGCAGATCACGTGCACGGCGGCAATGCCCGCCTTGGCGATCTGCACATCCTCCGCCGACTTCACGCCCGACACGCCCACCGCACCGGCGCACACGCCCTCCACCAGGATGGGCACGCCGCCCTCCAGCATGCCGTGCAACAGCGGCACTGACAGGAACGATGTCCGGCCATTGTTGATGATGTCTTCGTAGATCTTCGATTCACGACGGCCCAGCGCGGCCGTGCGCGCCTTCTCCGGCGCGATGTAGGCCGAGATGGTCGCGCAGCCGTCCATGCGGCGCAGGCCCAGCGGATGGCCACCGTCATCGACCACGGCGATCGTCACGGCCCATTGATGCGCGCGCGCTTCCTTCTCTGCGGCATCCAGGATCTTGTTGACGTCTTCCTGGGTCAGACAGGGCTTGGTTTTCATGGTTTTCTCCTTGGTCGTGTCATGCGATCAGCGAATGCCCTGACGGATGGACAACCACCACTGGCCCAGCGCTTCGCGCAAGGCGAAGCGGGTCAGCATCAGGCCATCCGTACGCGGCAGCAGCGAGAGTATGCCACCGGCGGGGCTCTCCTCCACCTCGCCACCCCAGCCGCACGGCGCCGGCGTGACGGTGAATCCTTGCCCTTCAAAGTATCGTCGCGCGCGCGCCATGTGCCAGTAATGCGTGACGAGGTAGATGCGCCGGATGCCCGCCGCACGCAGCATCGGCGCGGAGAACGCGGCGTTTTCCTCGGTGGTGGCCGAACGCGTCTCGATCCAGCGCGCATCCTGCCCCATGTCGGCGACGAGCCGGCGCATCAGCTCGGCCTCGGGCACGCCATTCCCCTCCGGTGCGCCACCGGTCGACAGCACCGGCAAGTGGGCCGCGCGCGCCAGTCGCGCCGCGTAGACCGTGCGCTCTAGCGACGGGCCGGACAGCGCGGTTGCGCCCTGCCCCGCATACTCACGCGCCGCCAGCTTGCGCGCACCACCCAGCAGCACCACCGCGCCCTCGCCCTGCGGCTGCAGCGCATCGAGGCGCAAGGGCGGCGCGGGATGCGTCCACGATGCCAACAGCCGGCCGCACCACGGCGTCGCTGCCACCCAGGCCACGATCAACGCGATGCCGAGCACCCGGCCCGCGTGGCGGCGCCAGCGCGACACGCGCCAGGCCACCGTGCCCGCCAACAGGGCCAGCACCAACGGACCGCCGGGCGGCAACAGCAGCGTGACGACAAGCGTGCTCAACAGCCAATGGGTATGCATCCGGTTCCGCTCCGTGGCGACAATGGCGCGCACCTTAGCACGCGCCCTCGCGTGGCCAGATGCCCAAATGGAAAGCCCGGGAATATGCCGGGCCCGATAGTGAAGCGCGATGGCCGCCCGCAGCCGATGGAAGCCGTGCGGCATGCCTGGGTTCCGGCCAAAGGAAACGGCTCCCGAAGGAGTAATGCCGTTCAGTTAAGCGTGAGCTGGCTGGCTCGCGACAACGCGAACTGAGTCAACAACAAGGAAGAAGGCCGCTTCGACGTCAATCGGAGCGGCCTTTTTTGCCTTAACTGAACGGCATTACTCCCGAAGGAGCCTCTTTCCTGATGCGGCGGCCTGCGCGTCAGCGCCAATGTCCCCAGCGGCGGCCGTCATACCAGCGGTAGCGCGGCCCCCAGCGGTACCAGCCCGGGGCCACCACAACGGGCGGCGGGCCGTAGTAGACCGGTGCCGGCGCGTAATACACCGGCGGCGGAGGCGGTGCGTAGTACACCGGCGGAGGCGGGGGTTCGTAGTACACGGGCGGCGGCGGGTAATACACCGGGGCCGGGGCCACGTACACCGGCGCGAACGGGACCCCGATGCCGATCCCGACGCTCACGCGCGCCGACGCTGCCTGCGGCATGGCCAGCACGACCAATGCGGCGGCAACTGCCATCAACAGTCCATTGCGTCGACTCATCTTCATCACCTGCGACGGGATTGGCCGGACACACATGACGTGCACCCAGGCGCGATTGCGGTGTCTCTATTTTATGCAGGGCCGCAATCACAGGTGCTACGGCGAGGGCCAATTGGTAACAGGACGTAACGCCGACGCGGCGCGGCTAAGCCGCCTTGGGCTTCGCGTCGAACCCACCCTCCTCGATGATCGCCTCGGCATAGGCCCGTGCGGCTTCCAGTGCTCCGCTGGCGGTGGGATACGCGCTGACCACCGAGTCGAGCACGGTGGTGGGCGCCAGCAGCGTCTCGCCCGTGCTGACACGCAAGATCACCACTTCGGCGCGCCACGTATCCGGCGAGATTTCATAGGCGGCCACTTCGATCTTGCAGTCGTCGTGGAACGTCATGCTGCCTCCGCATCGTGTGAAGCGCACGCCTGACCTCGCGCATCTCCGTGCGTCAGCGCACGGACAGCCGGATCAGCAGCACGAATGCGGGAGCGCCCTGCAACCACGCGACGCGATCGGGCACGGCCTCCCTCCACACAGGATTGAACATGCGGAAAGTGTAGGCGCCAGCCCCCGGCACCGGTATCGAAGCCCGCCCGTGCCATCGTGTAGGCGGGCGCCGAAACCCCTGTCAGCCCGGTGCCGACGATCCTCCCCCGGCCGGGGGAGCGCGAATCAGCGCGACTCGGTACGCTGGCCGCCAACCTCTTCGATGACCAGCTCTTCCGCAACCTCCGCCGCGGCGACTTCCCAACTGACCGCGGCCTTCATCAGGCTCACCACCGCCTCCGAACCCGGCGGCGCGCTGTCGACGAGATTTTCCGTGACGGCACCCCAATGGCGGCGCACCTCGTCGCCGTGACGCTGCAGCGCCTGGGCGATGCTGCTCTGCGTCTGCACGCCAATCTCCACCAGGTTGCGCGTGTAGCCCGAGACCCGCTCGCCCGCCGGTTGCAGGTAGCGCACATGCGCGGTGAACCACTGGCCGGCATCCTGCGCGCCGGCAATCTCGTGCAGGCACTGTTCCGTCTCGCCCAACCCGGCCTTCAGCGCCTGGAGATTGAGACCGATCACCCGATTGACGCCGTCGACCGCCTCCTTCGTCACAGCCAGCCAGGCTTCCAATTGGGCGCGATGCAAAAAGCCGAGTTGCTCGAGCGTCATCATGACTGTCTCTCCATGTCGTCGTTGCGAGATTGCGAAGCGGTCGCCGCTGCCCGCCTGGACGCCGTCGCGGCCCGTCCATCCGCAACGGCCAGCA containing:
- a CDS encoding MotA/TolQ/ExbB proton channel family protein — translated: MQELGLSHLWTQGDIVARGTALLLLLMSLASWIVILTKTWDLIRLKSMAQGAEKRFWHSDDFDHAMQTLGSPKDNPFYALAQTGREAAQHHRASHPQLHDVMDISDWITRSLKSAIDESVGQMQSGLAVLASVGSTAPFVGLFGTVWGIYHALIGIGAVGVPTIDKVAGPVGESLIMTAFGLAVAIPAVLGYNALTRGNKSVIAKLNRFAHDLHAYFVTGARLRPGSARQDDANVRLASVKPQ
- a CDS encoding ExbD/TolR family protein, whose protein sequence is MAFGTFDNDDEVMSEINMTPLVDVMLVLLIIFIITIPVINHAVKIDLPRASNKPDDAKPQSVNVEIDAKGLVYWNNQPVDDATLEADIVQAARQQPQPEMHLRADRSVRYERVAQVMAAIQRGGLARIGFVTEPMH
- the hemP gene encoding hemin uptake protein HemP; this encodes MNTVESQDAGRTVTRRRHIIVARKRPATLEHSPLDAEPAAAPSVNASATVVGDARIMTSEQLFGGQNAVAIRHNGALYTLRVTRFGKLILTK
- a CDS encoding GlcG/HbpS family heme-binding protein, coding for MKTKPCLTQEDVNKILDAAEKEARAHQWAVTIAVVDDGGHPLGLRRMDGCATISAYIAPEKARTAALGRRESKIYEDIINNGRTSFLSVPLLHGMLEGGVPILVEGVCAGAVGVSGVKSAEDVQIAKAGIAAVHVIC
- a CDS encoding YdcF family protein, which gives rise to MHTHWLLSTLVVTLLLPPGGPLVLALLAGTVAWRVSRWRRHAGRVLGIALIVAWVAATPWCGRLLASWTHPAPPLRLDALQPQGEGAVVLLGGARKLAAREYAGQGATALSGPSLERTVYAARLARAAHLPVLSTGGAPEGNGVPEAELMRRLVADMGQDARWIETRSATTEENAAFSAPMLRAAGIRRIYLVTHYWHMARARRYFEGQGFTVTPAPCGWGGEVEESPAGGILSLLPRTDGLMLTRFALREALGQWWLSIRQGIR
- a CDS encoding phasin family protein gives rise to the protein MMTLEQLGFLHRAQLEAWLAVTKEAVDGVNRVIGLNLQALKAGLGETEQCLHEIAGAQDAGQWFTAHVRYLQPAGERVSGYTRNLVEIGVQTQSSIAQALQRHGDEVRRHWGAVTENLVDSAPPGSEAVVSLMKAAVSWEVAAAEVAEELVIEEVGGQRTESR